A portion of the Nitrososphaerales archaeon genome contains these proteins:
- the fen gene encoding flap endonuclease-1: MGVDIRDIVKATRVTLEQLSGMAIAIDAYNALYQFLAIIRGEVGEHLRDHEGRVTSHLSGLFYRNINFLMIGIKPVYILDGQPPTLKFMEIERRKAVKQQAVIKYLEALSRKDYEAAKKYAQATSIIKDYMVEDTKRILDLMGIPWIEAPSEGEATAAYLTQVGLASATASQDFDSLLFGATQLIRNLTISGRRKLPGKKEYVDIEPEKIELDRLIRELGITREQLVDIGILVGTDYNPDGFKGIGPVKALKLIKHYGRLENIPEIQDALSKIDYEAIRQIFLKPSVVKPSKLEWRSIDTDGLIHFLCDERDFSKTRVMNALEKLKEAQRKRSESLERWFDG, translated from the coding sequence ATGGGTGTAGATATTAGAGATATAGTCAAAGCTACGAGAGTCACACTGGAGCAACTATCGGGGATGGCGATCGCTATAGATGCCTATAATGCCCTCTACCAATTCCTCGCGATTATAAGGGGTGAAGTGGGAGAGCATTTAAGAGATCACGAAGGTAGAGTGACGAGCCACCTAAGTGGCCTATTCTACAGAAATATAAACTTCTTAATGATAGGTATAAAACCGGTCTACATCCTTGATGGCCAACCACCTACGTTAAAGTTCATGGAGATCGAGAGAAGGAAGGCTGTAAAACAACAGGCCGTAATAAAGTATCTTGAGGCCTTATCGAGGAAAGATTATGAAGCTGCGAAGAAGTATGCTCAAGCTACATCGATCATCAAGGATTACATGGTAGAGGATACAAAACGTATTCTCGATTTGATGGGCATACCTTGGATAGAGGCACCTTCTGAAGGTGAGGCTACCGCTGCTTACCTTACTCAAGTAGGTTTGGCATCGGCTACGGCGAGCCAAGACTTCGATAGCCTACTCTTCGGTGCTACACAGCTCATAAGAAATCTTACGATAAGTGGTAGGAGGAAGCTCCCCGGGAAGAAGGAGTATGTGGATATCGAGCCTGAGAAGATCGAACTCGATCGATTGATTAGAGAGTTGGGGATAACAAGAGAGCAGCTGGTCGATATCGGTATCCTTGTGGGCACAGATTACAACCCCGATGGCTTCAAAGGGATCGGGCCTGTGAAGGCCCTAAAGTTAATCAAACATTACGGTAGATTGGAGAATATTCCTGAAATACAAGATGCGTTGAGTAAGATCGATTATGAGGCGATCAGGCAGATCTTTTTAAAGCCGAGTGTGGTGAAACCTTCAAAGTTAGAGTGGAGATCTATAGATACCGATGGTCTGATTCACTTCCTCTGTGATGAAAGAGACTTCTCCAAAACTAGAGTTATGAACGCTCTAGAGAAGTTGAAAGAGGCTCAGAGGAAGAGGTCTGAAAGTTTGGAGCGTTGGTTCGATGGTTGA
- a CDS encoding protein-L-isoaspartate(D-aspartate) O-methyltransferase, translated as MVEHIDFAELRRRMVENLVREGIIRSDEVKRAMLTVPREEFVWPDCKDKAYWDTPLPLGTTGQTISAPHMVAIMLEECELGRGMRVLEIGAGSGYNAALMAEIVNPKGSRGSGKVITVDRVKELVEFAKMNLKRTGYDDRVEVYLADGSLGYPEGCEEELYDRIMVTASSPKVPKMLKKQLKKGGILLIPVGDLWAQSLLKLMKREDGSFDEKHVCECIFVPLIGANGYPEY; from the coding sequence ATGGTTGAGCATATCGATTTTGCTGAGTTAAGGAGGAGGATGGTGGAGAATTTAGTAAGAGAGGGTATCATAAGGTCTGATGAAGTCAAAAGGGCGATGCTTACAGTTCCAAGGGAGGAGTTCGTTTGGCCAGATTGTAAGGATAAAGCGTATTGGGATACCCCACTCCCTTTGGGCACAACGGGCCAGACGATCTCTGCCCCTCATATGGTAGCGATTATGTTGGAAGAGTGCGAATTAGGTAGAGGTATGAGAGTATTGGAAATAGGTGCGGGTAGCGGGTACAACGCAGCCCTGATGGCCGAAATCGTCAACCCTAAGGGTAGTAGAGGATCGGGCAAGGTGATAACTGTAGATCGAGTGAAGGAATTGGTAGAATTTGCTAAAATGAATCTTAAAAGAACTGGGTATGATGATCGTGTCGAAGTCTATCTTGCAGATGGTTCGTTAGGCTATCCAGAGGGTTGCGAAGAGGAGCTTTATGACCGAATTATGGTAACGGCATCATCACCTAAGGTACCTAAGATGTTAAAGAAGCAGCTGAAGAAAGGGGGCATACTTTTAATACCAGTAGGCGATCTGTGGGCGCAGAGTCTATTGAAGCTCATGAAGCGTGAAGATGGTAGCTTCGATGAGAAGCACGTATGTGAATGTATATTCGTTCCATTGATAGGTGCAAACGGCTATCCTGAATATTAA
- a CDS encoding HD domain-containing protein, giving the protein MDRDQDQDLLDFFKIIYRLKKEVRKGWLIKAGVKNPESVADHVCFTALLSMIIGDMRNLDTFKMVKMALIHDIGEALIGDRVPNEMEGKDRRESEAIFKIFSHLPNSIHRSYLELWNDLVNCKSEESRLVWELDKFEMALQACEYFNEGYDWDKLMEFFTSAERQIKDPFLKTLLVKVKPSPLS; this is encoded by the coding sequence ATGGATCGGGATCAGGATCAAGATCTATTAGATTTTTTCAAGATAATCTACAGATTAAAGAAAGAAGTAAGAAAAGGTTGGTTGATTAAAGCTGGTGTTAAGAATCCAGAATCGGTCGCAGATCATGTGTGCTTTACAGCACTTCTCTCGATGATCATAGGTGATATGAGAAATCTTGATACCTTTAAAATGGTGAAGATGGCATTAATACACGATATAGGTGAAGCGTTGATAGGGGATAGGGTTCCTAACGAAATGGAAGGTAAAGATCGAAGAGAGAGCGAGGCCATATTCAAGATCTTCTCTCATCTTCCGAACAGCATCCACAGATCTTACTTGGAGTTATGGAATGATCTGGTAAACTGTAAATCGGAAGAGTCAAGGTTGGTTTGGGAGCTGGATAAGTTCGAGATGGCTTTACAAGCCTGTGAATATTTTAATGAAGGTTACGATTGGGATAAATTGATGGAGTTCTTCACATCTGCAGAGAGGCAAATAAAAGACCCCTTTTTAAAGACCCTACTTGTAAAAGTTAAACCATCACCGTTATCTTGA
- a CDS encoding DMT family transporter produces the protein MIEAIGFAILSAILFAYGTIFVRKGLEELNFFSASIVVTLIGFIIYLPLMILLVPLNRINMGGIVLFLLSGIFTPGLTRLFYFKGIEKLGAAINAPIFATHPLFSAILAFILLNEQPSYGIWLGIFCIICGGIILEKVMHNNGGSKRFNKIDALFPLSAAIVLGFGYILRKTGLNMCNEPIAGATFSYMASLLVYTLLFTLSSRMRSSAMVNGKALQRFWKAGVLFGIGWVSTFYALRVGDVTIVAPLVNTEPLFVILFIHLFLRKLERVSIALVIGALFIVIGTTFIILY, from the coding sequence ATGATAGAAGCCATCGGGTTCGCTATTTTAAGTGCGATCCTATTCGCTTATGGTACGATCTTCGTCCGGAAAGGCTTAGAAGAGCTCAATTTCTTCTCAGCATCTATAGTAGTCACACTCATCGGTTTTATTATCTATTTGCCACTCATGATTTTACTGGTACCATTAAATCGTATTAATATGGGAGGTATCGTGCTTTTTCTACTTTCGGGTATATTTACTCCAGGCCTTACAAGACTCTTCTACTTTAAAGGTATCGAAAAGCTCGGTGCGGCTATAAATGCACCGATCTTTGCCACACATCCTCTCTTTAGCGCGATACTCGCATTCATCCTTTTAAATGAACAGCCCAGTTACGGGATTTGGCTCGGAATATTCTGTATAATTTGTGGTGGAATAATACTTGAGAAGGTTATGCATAACAATGGAGGTTCAAAGAGGTTTAATAAAATCGATGCACTCTTCCCTCTATCGGCTGCCATAGTGCTGGGATTCGGATATATTTTAAGAAAGACGGGCCTAAATATGTGCAATGAACCGATTGCGGGTGCTACCTTTTCTTACATGGCCTCTTTACTTGTTTATACTCTTTTATTCACCTTATCATCACGTATGAGAAGTTCTGCAATGGTAAACGGGAAAGCACTTCAGAGATTTTGGAAAGCGGGTGTACTTTTTGGTATAGGCTGGGTCTCTACATTTTATGCACTTAGAGTCGGCGATGTCACGATCGTTGCACCATTGGTGAATACCGAACCACTATTCGTAATACTCTTCATTCATCTATTCCTTAGGAAGTTAGAGAGAGTTTCTATCGCGCTTGTGATTGGTGCTCTTTTCATCGTTATAGGGACCACGTTTATAATACTCTACTGA
- a CDS encoding 4Fe-4S dicluster domain-containing protein, protein MNNLQAELERMAKELGVDLIGFADLTTVQDFICKQGGEYLRKFPRGVSIGIRLLDAIVDELYRHEDRSVIFTYKALYNTINSRLDHITLLLAKKIQENGYHAYPIPASQRIDHSKLIGVISHKLVANLSGLGWIGKSCLLVTPWYGPRVRLATILTDAPFKTGSPINGRCGNCEECVKICPVKAFTGVPFDPSEPVEVRFNVHLCDEYMRERERRLGERLCGLCVYICPYGRSSKKLT, encoded by the coding sequence GTGAATAATCTACAAGCTGAGCTCGAACGAATGGCGAAAGAGCTCGGGGTCGATTTGATCGGTTTTGCCGATTTAACGACCGTGCAGGACTTCATATGTAAACAGGGTGGAGAATACTTAAGGAAGTTTCCAAGGGGTGTATCGATAGGCATTCGATTATTGGATGCGATCGTTGATGAATTATATAGACATGAAGACCGGAGCGTCATCTTCACGTATAAGGCACTCTATAATACGATCAATTCACGCTTAGACCATATCACTCTTTTATTAGCAAAGAAGATTCAAGAGAACGGTTATCACGCCTATCCGATACCAGCTTCACAAAGAATCGACCATAGTAAACTTATCGGAGTGATTTCTCATAAACTTGTGGCGAATCTATCCGGCCTTGGTTGGATAGGGAAGAGTTGCCTTTTGGTCACACCTTGGTATGGCCCAAGGGTTAGGCTCGCAACAATACTTACAGATGCACCATTTAAAACTGGCTCACCGATTAATGGCAGGTGTGGTAATTGTGAAGAATGTGTGAAGATCTGCCCGGTTAAGGCATTTACAGGCGTCCCATTCGATCCATCAGAACCTGTAGAAGTGAGGTTCAACGTACATTTATGTGATGAGTATATGAGAGAAAGGGAGAGAAGATTAGGAGAGAGGTTGTGCGGATTGTGTGTATACATATGTCCATACGGTAGATCGAGTAAGAAGCTAACTTGA